From bacterium, one genomic window encodes:
- a CDS encoding response regulator transcription factor, whose protein sequence is MKQRILLVDDEHAIVESLRYALEREGYEVLEAGDGGQALDLARAKSPDLVLLDVMLPGMSGFEVCRILRQESRVPILMITARADEPDRIVGLDLGADDYITKPFSVREVLARIRSALRRTQAAAPARDEVLNVGEITLDVARHVVQVAEQTVALPPRQFDLLRAFLSNPGRVLTRALLLQQVWGYEYDGDDRTVDVHVRWLRHKLQEAGGATSIETIRGVGYKLEG, encoded by the coding sequence ATGAAGCAACGGATCCTACTCGTGGACGACGAGCACGCGATCGTCGAATCGCTCCGGTATGCATTGGAGCGGGAAGGGTACGAAGTGCTCGAGGCCGGCGACGGGGGACAGGCGCTCGACCTCGCCCGAGCGAAATCGCCCGACCTGGTACTGCTCGATGTCATGCTGCCCGGGATGAGCGGATTCGAAGTCTGCCGCATCCTCCGGCAGGAGTCGCGCGTGCCGATCCTCATGATCACGGCGCGCGCCGACGAACCCGACCGGATCGTCGGGCTCGATCTCGGCGCGGACGACTACATCACGAAGCCGTTCAGTGTGCGGGAGGTCCTCGCGCGGATCCGCTCCGCCCTCAGACGCACCCAGGCCGCGGCGCCCGCGCGTGACGAGGTGCTGAACGTCGGTGAGATCACCCTCGACGTCGCGCGCCACGTGGTCCAGGTCGCGGAACAGACAGTCGCGCTGCCGCCGCGACAGTTCGACCTGCTGCGCGCATTTCTCTCGAACCCCGGGCGCGTGCTGACCCGAGCGCTTCTGCTGCAGCAGGTGTGGGGGTACGAGTACGACGGCGACGACCGCACCGTGGACGTTCACGTGCGGTGGCTGCGGCACAAACTGCAAGAAGCCGGTGGGGCCACGTCGATCGAGACGATCCGCGGGGTCGGCTACAAGCTGGAGGGATAG
- the pstC gene encoding phosphate ABC transporter permease subunit PstC encodes MLRDQSLAVGSPGGPSLGATVRRGGSRRADDAFRMVLAGFALLVIVIVFGIGLSLAMAAAPAIATFGPAFLWTSKWDPIHNIFGALPFVYGTLVSSALALLIGVPISLGVAIYLAELSLSSSSVVLSFIVELLAAIPSVILGLWGVFVLIPWVRGSVEPVLGAALGWFPLFGGPAYGIGMLAAGIILAIMVIPIISSVSRDVLQAVPQDQREAMYALGATRWEVIRRAVLPYGRTGIIGAIILGLGRAFGETMAVTMVIGNRPQIAASLFQPAYTIASALANEFSEASSNLYISALIEMALVLFVVSLIVNAAARWLVSRVTSSGLRV; translated from the coding sequence ATGCTTCGTGATCAGTCGCTGGCGGTAGGTTCCCCGGGCGGCCCGTCGCTGGGAGCCACCGTACGGCGGGGTGGTTCCAGGCGTGCCGACGATGCGTTTCGTATGGTGCTCGCCGGCTTCGCGCTCCTCGTCATCGTCATCGTGTTTGGTATCGGGCTCTCCCTCGCGATGGCTGCCGCTCCCGCAATCGCGACGTTTGGGCCGGCGTTTCTCTGGACGTCCAAGTGGGACCCCATACACAACATCTTCGGGGCGCTGCCGTTCGTCTACGGAACACTGGTGTCGTCGGCGCTCGCGTTGCTGATCGGGGTGCCGATCAGCCTCGGCGTGGCGATCTACCTCGCCGAGTTGTCGCTGAGCAGCTCCTCTGTCGTACTTTCGTTCATCGTGGAGCTGCTCGCGGCGATCCCGAGCGTGATCCTCGGGTTGTGGGGGGTCTTCGTCCTGATCCCGTGGGTCCGGGGGAGCGTGGAACCGGTTCTGGGCGCCGCGCTGGGGTGGTTCCCGCTGTTCGGCGGTCCAGCATACGGCATCGGCATGCTCGCTGCGGGGATCATCTTGGCGATCATGGTGATTCCCATCATCTCCTCGGTGTCGCGGGATGTGCTGCAGGCGGTGCCCCAAGATCAACGTGAGGCGATGTACGCGCTCGGCGCGACGCGCTGGGAGGTGATCCGGCGCGCCGTGCTGCCGTACGGGCGCACCGGGATCATCGGCGCGATCATCCTCGGGCTGGGTCGCGCGTTCGGCGAGACGATGGCCGTGACGATGGTGATCGGGAACCGGCCCCAGATCGCGGCCTCGCTGTTTCAGCCTGCGTACACGATCGCGTCGGCCCTGGCCAACGAGTTCTCGGAAGCGTCCTCAAACCTGTACATCTCCGCGTTGATCGAGATGGCGCTCGTGCTGTTCGTCGTGTCGCTGATCGTGAACGCGGCGGCGCGGTGGCTCGTGTCGCGCGTCACATCTTCGGGGTTGCGCGTATGA
- the pstB gene encoding phosphate ABC transporter ATP-binding protein PstB yields MDVPSALVSGALSGVANARAAQASGERVTVRDLHAYFGASHAVKGLSMGIQTNRITAIIGPSGCGKSTFLRCLNRMHEVVPGARMEGSVLLDGEDIYGSSVDPVAVRRRIGMVFQRPNPFPTMSIFDNVVAGLRLTGVRDRRRLNEIAERSLHHAALWDEVKDSLGKPGTSLSGGQQQRLCIARALAVEPEVLLMDEPASALDPVSTLKIEELARTLRETLTVVIVTHNMQQAARVSDVTAFMLVGELIEAGPTSEMFTRPSDRRTEDYITGRFG; encoded by the coding sequence ATGGATGTTCCCAGCGCTCTCGTGAGCGGCGCCCTCTCGGGGGTGGCGAACGCCCGCGCTGCTCAGGCTTCGGGAGAACGCGTCACCGTCCGGGACCTGCACGCCTACTTCGGGGCGTCACATGCGGTGAAGGGGCTCTCGATGGGCATTCAGACCAATCGCATCACCGCCATCATCGGCCCGTCCGGCTGCGGAAAGTCGACGTTTCTGCGTTGTCTCAACCGGATGCACGAGGTCGTGCCGGGAGCGCGCATGGAGGGCAGTGTCCTGCTTGACGGGGAGGACATCTATGGCTCCAGCGTCGACCCGGTGGCGGTCCGGCGGCGGATCGGCATGGTCTTCCAGCGGCCGAATCCGTTTCCGACGATGTCGATCTTCGACAACGTGGTGGCGGGCCTGCGTCTCACAGGCGTGCGCGACCGCCGACGGTTGAACGAGATCGCCGAGCGGAGCCTTCACCATGCGGCACTGTGGGACGAGGTCAAGGATTCGCTCGGCAAGCCCGGGACCAGTTTGTCCGGGGGCCAGCAGCAGCGGTTGTGCATCGCCAGGGCGTTGGCGGTCGAGCCGGAGGTGCTGTTGATGGACGAGCCGGCGTCCGCCCTCGACCCCGTCTCGACGCTCAAGATCGAGGAGTTGGCGCGTACGCTGCGGGAGACGCTGACCGTCGTGATCGTCACGCACAACATGCAGCAGGCCGCCCGCGTGTCCGACGTGACGGCCTTCATGCTTGTGGGCGAATTGATCGAGGCCGGACCGACGTCCGAAATGTTCACTCGGCCGAGCGATCGCCGCACCGAGGACTACATCACCGGCAGATTCGGCTAA
- the pstA gene encoding phosphate ABC transporter permease PstA has product MITAPTADVRRRRIADRVMTYLCLGALLVAIAPLASVIGYVTLQGASAVNWAFFTHLPAPVGELGGGMANALGGTLVLVALASCVGIPVGILGGLFLSEVGGGRVGWWVRFTADVLNGVPSIVVGVFIYALVVVPAKHFSALAGGLALGVMMIPLVMRTTEEMVKLVPASLREASFALGIPWWVTTLRVTLRTATAGVLTGVTLAIARVLGETAPLLFTAFNNPAWSLRLDQPISSLTVQLYNYAIAPYDDWHRQAWAAALVLMTLTLVLNVVARTAGRRRYAKGR; this is encoded by the coding sequence ATGATCACGGCGCCCACCGCGGACGTCCGCCGCCGCCGCATCGCCGATCGCGTCATGACGTACCTGTGTCTCGGCGCGCTGCTCGTCGCGATCGCCCCGCTCGCCAGCGTGATCGGCTACGTCACGCTGCAGGGCGCGTCCGCGGTGAACTGGGCGTTCTTCACGCACCTCCCGGCGCCGGTTGGCGAACTGGGCGGGGGAATGGCGAACGCGCTCGGCGGGACGCTCGTGCTGGTCGCGCTCGCGTCGTGCGTGGGAATCCCCGTCGGGATCCTCGGCGGCCTGTTCCTCTCGGAGGTGGGCGGCGGCCGCGTCGGCTGGTGGGTCCGGTTCACGGCGGACGTGCTGAACGGCGTCCCGAGCATCGTGGTCGGTGTCTTCATCTACGCGCTTGTGGTCGTTCCCGCGAAGCACTTCTCCGCCTTGGCCGGCGGACTCGCCCTCGGGGTCATGATGATTCCGCTCGTGATGCGGACCACCGAGGAGATGGTGAAGCTCGTGCCGGCGTCGCTGCGCGAGGCGTCGTTTGCACTCGGGATCCCGTGGTGGGTCACTACACTCAGGGTCACGCTGCGGACGGCGACCGCGGGCGTGCTGACGGGCGTGACGCTCGCCATCGCGCGCGTCCTGGGGGAAACGGCGCCGCTGTTGTTCACGGCGTTCAATAACCCGGCCTGGTCGCTGCGGCTGGACCAGCCGATCTCGTCGCTCACGGTCCAACTCTATAATTACGCGATTGCGCCATACGACGACTGGCACCGTCAGGCGTGGGCTGCGGCGCTCGTGCTGATGACGCTGACGCTTGTGCTGAACGTGGTGGCCCGGACCGCCGGGCGCCGTCGGTACGCGAAAGGGAGGTAG
- a CDS encoding ATP-binding protein, translated as MRLWRGMTLALVLEAGVTLAAAAAAVVLAGWPPHTPPVVEPLVGVAAVALAAAWLLGGRVAASLRRPLREITEAARAGADGRLRPVHGESFAEVRETIAEFNAMVAQADRTITDLDRGKSTLEAVLAHMSDGLLILDPESVLVLVNPSAERIFGIAASTAIGHRLIEVVHHYELDALVRQAIRERVPLTRELEIHQPDHRVLRVQANPVKGGRSEFLGIVVAAQDVTDLRRTDLIRQEFIANVSHELRTPLASLRALAETLRDGAARDPEAGPRFLGRIVSEIDRLALLVNDLLDLSAIESGSAKMEMTPVSMSEVARDVTTKFRPVAERRDIALRLEEFDGLPEAWGDEARLVQALVNLVDNALKYTPAGGSVRLSGHVAGDLVGLAVTDTGLGIAPEHLPRIFERFYRVDRSRSRALGGTGLGLSIVKHIATSHGGRVEVQSVEGRGSQFTLLIPKAPDQVLAPA; from the coding sequence GTGCGGCTCTGGAGAGGCATGACGCTTGCGCTCGTGCTGGAGGCGGGCGTGACCCTCGCCGCCGCCGCGGCGGCCGTGGTGCTGGCCGGATGGCCGCCGCACACACCGCCGGTGGTGGAACCGTTGGTTGGGGTCGCCGCGGTGGCGCTGGCCGCGGCATGGCTGCTCGGCGGCCGCGTGGCCGCCTCGCTGCGCCGGCCGCTCCGCGAGATCACCGAAGCCGCGCGGGCCGGCGCCGACGGACGCCTGCGGCCGGTGCACGGCGAGTCGTTCGCCGAGGTGCGCGAGACGATCGCGGAATTCAACGCGATGGTGGCGCAGGCCGATCGCACGATTACCGATCTCGATCGCGGCAAGAGCACGCTGGAGGCCGTGCTGGCCCACATGAGCGACGGTCTGCTGATCCTCGATCCCGAGAGCGTGCTCGTGCTCGTCAATCCTTCCGCCGAGCGCATCTTCGGCATCGCGGCGTCCACGGCGATCGGGCACCGCCTCATCGAGGTAGTGCATCACTACGAGCTCGACGCGCTGGTTCGACAGGCGATCCGTGAACGCGTGCCGCTGACGAGAGAGTTGGAGATCCATCAGCCCGACCATCGCGTGCTCCGCGTGCAGGCCAACCCGGTGAAGGGAGGGCGCAGCGAATTCCTGGGCATCGTGGTGGCGGCGCAGGATGTCACGGACCTGCGTCGGACGGATCTGATCCGGCAGGAGTTCATCGCCAACGTTTCTCACGAGTTGCGCACGCCGCTCGCGTCGCTTCGCGCGCTCGCCGAGACGCTCCGCGACGGCGCGGCCCGCGACCCGGAGGCCGGGCCGCGGTTCCTCGGCCGCATCGTGTCCGAAATCGATCGTCTGGCGCTCCTGGTGAACGATCTGTTGGATCTGTCGGCGATCGAGAGCGGCAGCGCCAAGATGGAGATGACGCCGGTGTCGATGAGTGAGGTCGCCCGCGATGTCACGACGAAGTTCCGGCCGGTCGCGGAGCGTCGCGACATCGCGCTGCGGCTCGAGGAGTTCGACGGACTCCCCGAGGCGTGGGGCGATGAGGCGCGCCTTGTGCAGGCGCTCGTCAACCTGGTGGACAACGCGCTCAAGTACACGCCGGCGGGCGGCAGCGTGCGTCTTTCCGGTCACGTGGCGGGTGATCTCGTGGGGCTGGCCGTGACGGACACCGGCCTCGGGATCGCTCCAGAGCACCTGCCGCGAATCTTCGAACGCTTCTATCGCGTGGACCGCTCCCGGTCCAGGGCGCTTGGCGGTACGGGGCTCGGCCTGAGCATCGTCAAGCACATCGCCACCTCCCACGGCGGCCGTGTCGAGGTGCAGAGCGTCGAGGGTCGGGGGAGCCAGTTCACTCTCCTGATCCCGAAGGCGCCCGACCAAGTGCTGGCGCCCGCATGA
- the phoU gene encoding phosphate signaling complex protein PhoU has translation MTTREAFDQDLRRLRDDLLRLGTLVQDAVRRSIDALRSRNVELAGAIVAADNTIDALHLELEERCMRLMATQQPMAKDLRTIAAIWVMTIDLERVGDHAEDIARIVQRIAAEPLVKPLIDIPRMADMVRAMLRDGLEAFVRHDVALAERMAAADDDVDHLYSQVFRELLTFMLEDPKTIQRATHLLMAAQALERMGDHATNIAERVIYMVTGTLRELNA, from the coding sequence ATGACGACCCGAGAAGCGTTCGATCAGGACCTGCGGCGGCTTCGGGACGACCTTCTCCGCCTGGGAACCCTCGTCCAGGACGCGGTGCGCCGCTCCATCGACGCGCTGCGCTCCCGCAATGTGGAGCTCGCCGGGGCGATCGTGGCGGCAGACAACACCATCGATGCGCTGCACCTCGAGCTCGAGGAACGGTGCATGCGGCTCATGGCGACGCAGCAGCCGATGGCCAAGGATCTGCGGACGATCGCCGCGATCTGGGTGATGACGATCGACCTCGAACGCGTCGGCGATCACGCCGAAGATATCGCGCGGATCGTGCAGCGGATCGCTGCGGAGCCGCTCGTGAAGCCGCTGATCGACATTCCGCGGATGGCGGACATGGTTCGCGCGATGCTCCGGGACGGCCTCGAGGCCTTCGTTCGCCACGACGTCGCGCTCGCCGAGCGCATGGCGGCGGCGGACGACGACGTGGACCACCTCTACAGCCAGGTATTCCGGGAGTTGCTCACGTTCATGCTCGAGGACCCGAAGACGATTCAGCGCGCCACCCATCTGCTGATGGCGGCCCAAGCGTTGGAGCGCATGGGCGACCACGCCACCAACATCGCCGAGCGCGTGATCTACATGGTCACGGGCACGCTGAGGGAGTTGAACGCCTAG
- a CDS encoding efflux RND transporter permease subunit yields MQWLAAISVRRPVLASVLVLAMVFMGLFAFFRLNVERWPNVDIPFVVVTITEPGASPEEIETDVTNKVEKAVNVVSGIDHIQSTSAQGISIVVVQFFLEKNIDVAAQEVRDQVNQIPDLPTGIDPPIISKINPGALPVITLALSANHSVRDISEYADKVIKPRLEGIAGVGQVTLIGDQPRQINVWVDPNRLTAYGVPVTAVLQAIQNQNVQLPAGNIERGDQRLTLRTLGRVTSIDELSRVGLAMRGGQPITLADVARVEDGAAEAQTTANVNGTPAVLLQVIKQTGSNTLDVVRDVKAKLNGTIVPTLAPGYQIRIVRDQSVFVKASTDAVEEHLVIGAALAALVVLLFLRNWRSTIIAALAIPTSIVSAFALVAGIGLTLNTITLLALALVVGIVIDDAIVVLENIYRFMTEKGMPPVQAAIEGTREIGGAVTATTLSLIAVFLPLAFMSGITGEFMRSFGWTMAFAIAVSLLVSFTLTPALSAHWLGRAWAARSSPSDGDAAHARGRVYAALDRGYRWLLEHALAHRWVVVVLTLAALVSIVPLGAAVSKNFLPDDDESQYQVVVRAPEGWTLSATSTFATQLAADIRRLPGIAYTVVTAGDDAQQTPNHFTISVVMAPLGERSVSQAASMDAVRRQLLPRFAYLGLQTQVQTFSDFGGSFPPIDYVVSGPDLAALQRVGDRGLAILRSIPGVVDAQSSLISGSPDLGFKVNRTKAADLGVNAVDAANALSMLIQGVEAKGAKYTEAGNQYKVYIRAAADQRTRADLLGQLPVASATQGLVYLNQIVDEEPGTTPGQIDHYNQERQVTFTANLLPGTNQTAVLAELDKQIHALNLGPGYTTALTGQSVEQRRQSTSFMQAFMLSFVFMYLVLAALFESWIYPITILLSLPMTVPFALLSLLLLGGQLNILSQLGILVLFGVVKKNAILQIDRANQLRGAGMARDRAIVAASRERLRPILMTTIAFVAGMIPLATSHGVGAATNRAMSQVIIGGQVLSLLLTLVAIPVLHSLFEQLSDMHVVATATGRVGAVLAGLLGARRPQERPQQGD; encoded by the coding sequence ATGCAGTGGCTCGCCGCCATTTCCGTACGCCGGCCCGTCCTGGCATCCGTGCTCGTGCTTGCCATGGTGTTCATGGGGCTGTTCGCATTCTTCCGATTGAACGTCGAGCGGTGGCCGAACGTGGACATCCCCTTCGTCGTGGTGACGATCACGGAGCCGGGGGCCTCGCCTGAAGAGATCGAGACCGACGTCACCAACAAGGTCGAGAAGGCGGTCAACGTCGTCAGCGGCATCGACCACATTCAGTCGACGTCCGCCCAAGGCATCTCGATCGTCGTGGTCCAGTTCTTTCTCGAGAAGAATATCGACGTCGCGGCGCAGGAGGTTCGGGATCAGGTCAATCAGATCCCCGACCTGCCCACCGGCATCGACCCGCCGATCATCTCCAAGATCAACCCGGGTGCGCTGCCCGTGATTACGCTCGCCCTGTCGGCCAACCACTCCGTGCGGGACATCTCGGAGTACGCGGACAAGGTGATCAAACCGCGCCTCGAGGGGATCGCGGGCGTGGGGCAGGTCACGCTGATCGGTGACCAGCCGCGCCAGATCAACGTCTGGGTCGATCCGAACCGGCTGACGGCGTACGGGGTGCCGGTCACGGCGGTGCTGCAGGCGATCCAGAATCAGAACGTGCAGCTCCCCGCGGGCAACATCGAGCGCGGCGACCAGCGCTTGACCCTGCGTACGCTCGGCCGTGTGACGTCGATCGACGAACTGAGCCGTGTCGGCCTTGCGATGCGCGGGGGCCAGCCGATCACCTTGGCAGACGTCGCGCGGGTCGAGGACGGCGCGGCAGAGGCCCAGACCACGGCGAACGTGAACGGGACGCCGGCGGTCCTGCTTCAGGTGATCAAGCAGACGGGCAGCAACACCCTCGACGTCGTGCGGGACGTCAAGGCGAAGCTCAACGGGACGATCGTCCCCACGCTGGCCCCAGGATACCAGATCCGGATCGTGCGCGATCAGTCTGTGTTCGTGAAGGCGTCGACCGATGCGGTGGAGGAACACCTCGTGATCGGGGCGGCGCTTGCGGCGCTGGTCGTGCTGCTGTTCCTGCGGAACTGGCGCTCGACGATCATCGCCGCGCTGGCGATCCCGACCTCCATCGTCAGCGCGTTCGCGCTCGTCGCGGGCATCGGCCTGACGCTCAACACGATCACACTGCTGGCGCTCGCGTTGGTCGTCGGTATCGTCATCGACGACGCGATCGTCGTGCTCGAGAACATCTACCGGTTCATGACCGAGAAGGGGATGCCGCCCGTCCAGGCGGCGATCGAGGGAACCCGGGAGATCGGCGGGGCGGTCACGGCGACCACGCTGAGCCTGATCGCGGTCTTCCTGCCGCTCGCGTTCATGAGCGGCATCACCGGCGAGTTCATGCGCAGCTTCGGGTGGACGATGGCCTTCGCCATCGCCGTGTCTTTGCTCGTCAGTTTCACGCTCACCCCGGCGCTGAGCGCGCACTGGCTCGGGCGGGCGTGGGCGGCGCGGTCGTCGCCCTCGGACGGGGACGCGGCGCACGCGCGCGGCCGGGTGTACGCGGCGCTCGACCGCGGGTACCGGTGGCTGCTCGAGCACGCCCTCGCCCACCGTTGGGTGGTCGTCGTGCTGACCCTGGCCGCGCTGGTGAGCATCGTGCCGCTCGGCGCCGCGGTGAGCAAGAACTTCCTGCCGGATGACGACGAGTCGCAGTACCAAGTCGTCGTGCGGGCGCCGGAGGGGTGGACTCTCAGCGCCACCAGCACGTTTGCGACCCAGCTCGCGGCGGACATCCGGCGCCTGCCCGGGATCGCCTACACGGTCGTCACCGCCGGCGACGACGCGCAGCAGACCCCGAATCACTTCACGATCTCCGTGGTCATGGCGCCGCTCGGCGAGCGGTCCGTGAGCCAGGCCGCGTCGATGGACGCGGTACGGCGTCAGCTGCTGCCCCGCTTCGCGTACCTCGGGCTGCAGACGCAGGTGCAGACGTTCTCGGACTTTGGCGGCAGCTTTCCACCGATCGACTACGTCGTCAGCGGGCCGGACCTCGCGGCGCTGCAGCGCGTCGGCGACCGCGGGCTCGCGATCCTCCGGTCGATCCCGGGGGTCGTGGACGCCCAGTCGTCCCTGATCAGCGGCAGCCCGGACCTTGGGTTCAAGGTCAACCGCACGAAGGCCGCCGATCTCGGCGTGAACGCCGTGGACGCGGCGAACGCGCTCAGCATGCTGATCCAGGGCGTCGAGGCGAAGGGCGCCAAATACACCGAGGCCGGCAACCAGTACAAAGTGTACATTCGGGCCGCCGCCGATCAGCGAACCCGTGCGGATCTCCTGGGCCAACTCCCGGTCGCCTCGGCCACGCAGGGCCTCGTGTACCTGAACCAGATCGTGGACGAGGAGCCGGGCACGACGCCCGGACAGATCGACCACTACAACCAGGAGCGCCAGGTGACGTTCACCGCGAACTTGCTGCCGGGCACGAACCAGACCGCGGTGCTCGCAGAGCTCGACAAGCAGATCCACGCGCTGAACCTCGGACCGGGGTACACCACGGCGCTGACCGGGCAGTCGGTGGAGCAGCGGCGGCAATCCACCTCGTTCATGCAGGCGTTCATGCTCTCGTTCGTCTTCATGTACCTTGTGCTGGCCGCGTTGTTCGAGTCGTGGATCTACCCGATCACGATTCTGTTGTCGCTGCCGATGACGGTGCCGTTCGCGTTGCTCTCGTTGCTCCTGCTCGGCGGCCAGCTCAACATCCTCTCCCAGCTCGGGATCCTCGTGCTGTTCGGGGTCGTGAAGAAGAACGCGATCCTCCAGATCGATCGGGCGAACCAGCTGCGCGGGGCGGGGATGGCGCGCGATCGCGCGATCGTGGCCGCGAGCCGGGAGCGGCTCCGGCCGATCTTGATGACGACGATCGCGTTCGTCGCTGGCATGATCCCGCTCGCGACGTCCCACGGGGTCGGAGCGGCGACCAACCGGGCGATGAGTCAGGTGATCATCGGCGGTCAGGTGCTGTCGCTCCTGCTCACGCTGGTCGCGATCCCGGTGCTCCACTCGCTGTTCGAGCAACTGAGCGACATGCACGTGGTCGCGACGGCCACCGGGCGCGTGGGTGCGGTGCTGGCGGGCCTCCTCGGCGCCCGCCGACCCCAGGAGCGCCCGCAGCAGGGCGACTGA
- a CDS encoding undecaprenyl-diphosphate phosphatase, with translation MTPAVPSPCDGASVNLSFVQLGAWKMIVLGIVQGITELLPISSTAHLRIVPAVLGWPDPGSAFSAAMQLASLLAVVTFFGRDIVTITRGALGALRRGDQRDHSLRMAIGIVIGTIPIGIAGLALRKTLNACNSPIRAIAVIGWACVLMGVLLALAEIYGQRGTGGKRRWEQLTLRDCLSVGIAQAFALVPGVSRSGSTLTAGLGLGMERATAARFSFLLGVPAIVLAGLTELWTLHKAGLTAHGWELLAIGVISGSVASYVAIWGLLRYLERHTSWVFAWYRVVLGIAILVGAGMGLLR, from the coding sequence ATGACCCCAGCCGTTCCCAGCCCGTGCGACGGCGCGTCAGTCAACCTGAGTTTCGTGCAACTCGGGGCCTGGAAGATGATCGTCCTCGGCATCGTCCAGGGGATCACCGAGTTACTGCCGATCAGCAGTACCGCTCACCTCCGCATCGTCCCCGCCGTTCTCGGATGGCCCGATCCCGGGTCCGCGTTCTCGGCCGCGATGCAGCTCGCCAGCCTGCTGGCGGTGGTCACGTTCTTTGGGCGCGATATCGTCACGATCACCAGAGGAGCGCTCGGTGCCCTGCGCCGCGGCGATCAGCGGGATCACTCCCTCCGCATGGCGATCGGCATCGTGATCGGCACGATTCCGATCGGGATCGCGGGGCTGGCGCTTCGCAAGACGCTGAACGCCTGCAACTCGCCGATCCGGGCCATCGCCGTGATCGGGTGGGCCTGCGTGCTGATGGGAGTGCTGCTTGCGCTGGCAGAGATCTACGGCCAGCGGGGCACCGGCGGTAAGCGGCGGTGGGAGCAGCTCACGCTCCGGGACTGCCTCTCCGTCGGAATCGCCCAGGCGTTTGCGCTGGTGCCCGGCGTCTCCCGCTCGGGCTCGACGCTCACGGCGGGCCTAGGGCTCGGCATGGAGCGCGCAACGGCGGCGCGGTTCTCGTTTCTCTTGGGCGTCCCCGCGATCGTGCTCGCGGGCCTGACCGAGCTGTGGACGCTGCACAAGGCCGGGCTCACCGCTCACGGGTGGGAGTTGCTGGCGATCGGGGTGATTTCCGGGAGCGTTGCGTCGTACGTCGCGATCTGGGGGCTGCTTCGCTACCTCGAGCGCCACACCAGCTGGGTATTCGCGTGGTACCGGGTCGTCCTCGGGATCGCGATCCTGGTCGGAGCCGGAATGGGCCTCCTCCGGTGA
- a CDS encoding efflux RND transporter periplasmic adaptor subunit, translated as MRVRVIAILAAVLLALVVTVVARGIGRSAGDHGVAHTAPIATDQDPATVSVTPVREGDFETRITASGSITSIREAWLGSVASGRVSAVLVQEGDHVGAGQALIQLDRGELAADVQQADATVASARAKLLSLEHGSRPQEIQQAAASVAQAQANLDNAQANYQRSRALFTQGAVSKADLDAATMQLGVARATYDSARQQQSLTVTGPRPEDIAAARADLAQADAAAASAEVRLQNATIAAPFAGTITQRNVEPGQMLSSTSQPLLLAQIDDVYALLSVPEQFRAVVAPGQAARLVVDSLPGRLVEGRVEEVQPSVSADSRTFGVKVRIPNTDGALRPGMFAHGDVIVASRPHVLQIPEQAVVITASGPIVFTVQDGHAVRRAVQTGAHQRGMIEVRTGLAADDIVAVQGQEGLTDHQAVAPRLVRP; from the coding sequence ATGCGAGTCCGCGTGATCGCGATCTTGGCAGCAGTACTCCTCGCGCTCGTCGTGACGGTTGTCGCGCGCGGAATAGGGCGATCCGCCGGTGACCACGGCGTGGCGCACACCGCACCGATCGCGACGGATCAAGACCCCGCGACGGTCTCCGTCACACCGGTCCGCGAGGGCGATTTCGAGACGCGAATTACGGCATCCGGCAGCATCACCAGCATCCGCGAGGCGTGGCTCGGGAGCGTGGCGTCCGGCCGCGTCTCCGCGGTCCTCGTCCAAGAAGGCGACCACGTCGGGGCCGGACAGGCGCTGATCCAGCTGGATCGCGGCGAACTGGCCGCCGACGTCCAGCAGGCCGATGCGACCGTGGCGTCGGCGCGGGCGAAGCTATTGTCACTCGAACACGGGTCGCGCCCGCAAGAGATCCAGCAGGCGGCGGCGAGCGTGGCGCAGGCACAGGCGAACCTCGACAATGCGCAGGCCAACTACCAGCGGAGCCGCGCGCTCTTCACGCAGGGAGCCGTTTCGAAGGCGGACCTCGACGCTGCGACGATGCAGCTTGGGGTCGCACGCGCGACCTACGACTCCGCGCGCCAGCAGCAAAGTCTGACGGTCACGGGACCCCGGCCGGAGGACATCGCGGCGGCGCGCGCCGATCTCGCACAGGCCGACGCGGCGGCGGCCTCGGCCGAGGTCCGGCTCCAGAACGCGACGATCGCGGCGCCGTTCGCGGGCACGATCACGCAGCGGAACGTGGAGCCCGGCCAGATGCTCTCGTCCACCTCGCAGCCGCTGCTTCTGGCCCAGATCGACGACGTGTACGCGCTGCTGTCGGTGCCCGAGCAGTTTCGCGCGGTCGTCGCCCCCGGGCAGGCCGCCCGACTGGTGGTGGATAGTCTCCCCGGGCGCCTCGTCGAGGGGCGCGTCGAAGAGGTTCAGCCGTCGGTCTCCGCAGACAGCCGCACGTTCGGGGTGAAGGTGCGCATTCCGAACACCGACGGCGCGCTTCGCCCCGGCATGTTCGCGCACGGCGACGTCATCGTCGCGTCGCGCCCGCACGTCTTGCAGATTCCTGAGCAGGCGGTGGTGATCACCGCGTCCGGCCCGATCGTGTTTACCGTTCAGGACGGCCACGCGGTCCGTCGGGCCGTGCAGACCGGCGCGCACCAGCGGGGAATGATCGAGGTCCGCACCGGCCTGGCGGCCGACGATATCGTCGCGGTGCAGGGGCAGGAGGGGCTGACCGACCACCAGGCGGTCGCCCCGCGCCTCGTGCGGCCGTAG